A section of the Triticum dicoccoides isolate Atlit2015 ecotype Zavitan chromosome 7A, WEW_v2.0, whole genome shotgun sequence genome encodes:
- the LOC119327682 gene encoding xyloglucan endotransglucosylase/hydrolase protein 22-like, whose translation MASSPRRTVVCSVLPLLLLLAGAARASGNFYQDVDITWGDGRGKIVGGGDVLTLSLDRASGSGFQSKNQYLYGRFDMQIKLVPGDSAGTVATFYLSSQGSAHDEIDFEFLGNASGQPYTVHTNVYSQGKGGREQQFRMWFDPTADFHTYSVVWNPTHILFYVDGTPIREHRNREAATGLAYPRSQAMRVYASVWDAEEWATQGGRVRTDWSRAPFVASYKGFAASGCASQDAAACARSNGAWMYQELDATALDRLQWVQKNYMIYNYCTDTWRFKDGAPPECATK comes from the exons ATGGCGTCGAGTCCGAGGAGAACAGTCGTGTGCTCGGTgctgccactgctgctgctgcttgccggCGCGGCCCGCGCGTCGGGTAACTTCTACCAGGACGTGGACATCACGTGGGGCGACGGGCGCGGCaagatcgtcggcggcggcgacgtcCTGACGCTGTCCCTCGACAGGGCCTCCGGCTCCGGGTTCCAGTCCAAGAACCAGTACCTGTACGGCCGCTTCGACATGCAGATCAAGCTCGTCCCCGGCGACTCCGCCGGCACCGTCGCCACTTTCTAC CTGTCGTCGCAGGGGTCGGCGCACGACGAGATCGACTTCGAGTTCCTGGGGAACGCGAGCGGGCAGCCCTACACGGTGCACACCAACGTGTACAGCCAGGGCAAGGGCGGGCGGGAGCAGCAGTTCCGCATGTGGTTCGACCCCACCGCCGACTTCCACACCTACTCCGTCGTCTGGAACCCCACGCACATCCT GTTCTACGTGGACGGGACGCCGATCCGGGAGCACCGGAACCGGGAGGCGGCGACGGGGTTGGCGTACCCGCGGAGCCAGGCGATGCGGGTGTACGCCAGCGTGTGGGACGCGGAGGAGTGGGCGACGCAGGGCGGGCGGGTGAGGACGGACTGGTCGCGGGCGCCCTTCGTGGCGTCGTACAAGGGCTTCGCCGCGAGCGGGTGCGCGTCGCAGGACGCGGCGGCGTGCGCCAGGTCCAACGGCGCGTGGATGTACCAGGAGCTGGACGCCACCGCGCTGGACCGACTCCAGTGGGTGCAGAAGAACTACATGATCTACAACTACTGCACGGACACCTGGAGGTTCAAGGACGGCGCTCCGCCCGAGTGCGCCACCAAGTAG